A stretch of the Actinoalloteichus fjordicus genome encodes the following:
- a CDS encoding ABC transporter ATP-binding protein, with translation MTELLARAVNASKHYGDVIALDSVDLDIPAGQLVGLLGPNGAGKTTLISLLTGVRKPTSGRVELFGGDPRKPARRTGLGTTPQQTGLPETLRVREVVDFVAGHFADPRPTGELLEQFGLADSAAKQTGALSGGQQRKLTVALAFVGRPRIVVLDEPTTGLDVEARHALWGALRHYHATGGTLVLTSHYLEEVEALAQRVVVIDRGRVLADDSLHAIRSQVATSRVDLRTPGSDAVTGKPLPGLDAVTGKPLPGSDAVTELPGVLRSERTDGRVQLFTQDPDQLVRDLVLSGTPFEDLQITTASLEEAFVALTAAPDSTQRHPAPAGDAR, from the coding sequence ATGACAGAACTTCTGGCCAGGGCGGTGAACGCCTCCAAGCACTACGGCGACGTGATCGCGTTGGACTCCGTCGACCTGGACATCCCCGCAGGCCAGCTCGTCGGGCTGCTCGGCCCGAACGGGGCGGGCAAGACGACGCTCATCAGCCTGCTCACCGGGGTCCGCAAGCCGACCTCCGGCCGCGTCGAGCTTTTCGGCGGCGACCCGAGGAAGCCTGCCCGGCGGACGGGGCTCGGCACCACACCGCAGCAGACCGGCCTGCCGGAGACGCTGCGCGTGCGGGAGGTCGTCGACTTCGTGGCAGGCCACTTCGCCGATCCGCGCCCGACCGGCGAACTGCTGGAGCAGTTCGGCCTCGCCGACTCGGCGGCGAAGCAGACCGGCGCGCTCTCCGGCGGACAGCAGCGCAAGCTCACCGTCGCGCTGGCCTTCGTCGGCAGGCCCAGGATCGTCGTGCTGGACGAGCCGACCACCGGCCTGGACGTGGAAGCGCGGCACGCGCTGTGGGGCGCGCTGCGCCACTACCACGCCACGGGCGGAACACTGGTACTGACCAGCCATTACCTGGAGGAGGTCGAAGCGCTCGCTCAGCGGGTCGTCGTCATCGACCGAGGGCGCGTGCTCGCCGACGACAGCCTGCACGCCATCCGCTCGCAGGTCGCGACCAGCCGCGTGGATCTGCGGACGCCGGGGTCGGATGCCGTCACCGGCAAGCCGCTGCCTGGGTTGGATGCCGTCACCGGCAAGCCGCTGCCGGGGTCGGATGCCGTCACCGAACTGCCCGGCGTGCTGCGCAGCGAGCGGACGGACGGCCGAGTGCAGCTGTTCACCCAGGACCCCGACCAGCTGGTGCGAGACCTCGTGCTCTCGGGCACGCCCTTCGAGGACCTCCAGATCACCACCGCCTCGCTGGAGGAGGCCTTCGTCGCGCTGACCGCCGCACCCGACTCGACGCAGAGACACCCGGCCCCGGCGGGAGACGCCCGATGA
- a CDS encoding aldehyde dehydrogenase family protein → MPTFEYAPAPESRELANLRTSYQMFVDGKFVDGAGKPLKSVNPATEEVLAEVATASSDDVDLAVRAARRAYDRVWGRMPGAERGKYLFRIARLIQERSRELAVLESLDNGKPIKESRDTDVPTAAAHFFHHAGWADKLDYAGYGPEPRPLGVAAQVIPWNFPLLMLAWKIAPALACGNTVVLKPAETTPLTALVFADICRQAELPPGVVNILPGAGDVGAALVSHPDVDKVAFTGSTEVGKEITRTLAGTGRRLTLELGGKAANIVFDDAPLDQAVEGIVNGIFFNQGHVCCAGSRLLVQESVAEELLARLRTRIATLRVGDPLDKNTDVGAINSREQLNKIIELSDAGDAEGAQRWTSPCPLPERGLFFAPTVFSEVQQSMRIAKEEIFGPVLSVLTFRTPDEAITKANNTPYGLSAGVWTEKGSRILWAAQRLRAGVVWANTFNRFDPTAPFGGYRESGFGREGGRAGLEAYLDV, encoded by the coding sequence ATGCCTACCTTCGAATACGCGCCAGCGCCGGAGTCTCGGGAGCTGGCGAACCTGCGAACCTCCTATCAGATGTTCGTCGACGGCAAGTTCGTCGACGGCGCGGGCAAGCCGCTGAAGTCGGTCAACCCGGCCACCGAAGAGGTACTGGCCGAGGTCGCCACCGCGTCGTCGGACGACGTCGACCTCGCGGTCCGCGCGGCCAGACGGGCCTACGACCGCGTGTGGGGCCGGATGCCCGGCGCCGAACGCGGGAAGTATCTGTTCCGGATCGCCCGGCTGATCCAGGAACGCTCCCGTGAGCTGGCCGTGCTGGAGAGCCTGGACAACGGCAAGCCGATCAAGGAGTCGCGGGACACCGACGTGCCGACGGCCGCCGCGCACTTCTTCCATCACGCGGGCTGGGCGGACAAGCTGGACTACGCGGGCTATGGACCCGAGCCGCGTCCGCTGGGCGTCGCCGCGCAGGTCATCCCGTGGAACTTCCCGCTTTTGATGCTGGCCTGGAAGATCGCGCCCGCTCTGGCCTGCGGAAACACCGTGGTCCTCAAGCCGGCCGAGACGACCCCGCTCACCGCGCTCGTCTTCGCCGACATCTGTCGGCAGGCCGAGCTGCCGCCCGGCGTGGTCAACATCCTGCCCGGCGCGGGCGACGTCGGCGCCGCCCTGGTGAGTCACCCGGACGTCGACAAGGTGGCCTTCACCGGGTCCACCGAGGTCGGCAAGGAGATCACCAGGACGCTGGCGGGCACGGGCAGGCGCCTGACCCTGGAGCTCGGCGGTAAGGCGGCCAACATCGTCTTCGACGACGCCCCGCTGGACCAGGCGGTGGAGGGGATCGTCAACGGCATCTTCTTCAACCAGGGCCACGTCTGCTGCGCGGGCTCCCGGCTGCTGGTGCAGGAGTCGGTGGCCGAGGAGTTGCTGGCCAGGCTGCGCACCAGGATCGCCACCCTGCGCGTGGGCGACCCGCTGGACAAGAACACCGACGTCGGCGCGATCAACTCGCGGGAGCAACTGAACAAGATCATCGAGCTGAGCGACGCGGGCGACGCGGAGGGAGCGCAACGGTGGACCAGCCCGTGTCCGCTCCCGGAACGCGGTCTGTTCTTCGCGCCGACGGTGTTCTCCGAGGTCCAGCAGTCGATGCGGATCGCCAAGGAGGAGATCTTCGGGCCGGTGCTGTCCGTGCTGACCTTCCGCACCCCCGATGAGGCGATCACCAAGGCCAACAACACGCCCTACGGGCTGTCCGCAGGCGTCTGGACCGAGAAGGGCTCGCGCATCCTGTGGGCCGCGCAGCGGCTCCGGGCGGGCGTCGTGTGGGCGAACACCTTCAATCGTTTCGACCCGACCGCCCCGTTCGGCGGCTACCGGGAGTCCGGGTTCGGCCGCGAAGGCGGACGCGCAGGTCTGGAGGCCTACCTCGATGTCTAA
- a CDS encoding helix-turn-helix domain-containing protein — protein sequence MAPPPRIRALGVALKSARDAAGLTGQQLADAVGIDPTTLSRWETGQRTPPAREVLAILDELGVRGRERDRLVEMLDDDQSPRWATGSEFPPALADLIAHERAAERITDVAMIVPGLLQTWEYARAVMSSAGPDARDLDGRATLRIGRQEVLRRIEYTAIIDAGALTRRVGSAEAMVQQLDHLLVMSKQPNVTIRLLPGDQVHPGLEGSFMVLDTSYGRVIHVEHHAASILLDKRKHTTAYGRVLEAVSGSALQPEESVDAIRRQLARWEQPS from the coding sequence ATGGCGCCACCACCAAGAATTCGGGCACTCGGCGTAGCGCTGAAGTCAGCTCGGGATGCGGCAGGGCTCACCGGACAGCAGCTCGCCGATGCAGTCGGGATTGACCCCACTACGCTCAGCAGGTGGGAGACCGGCCAGCGCACCCCGCCAGCTCGTGAAGTCCTGGCCATCTTGGATGAGCTCGGCGTTCGTGGTCGCGAGCGAGACCGTCTCGTCGAGATGCTCGACGACGACCAAAGCCCTAGGTGGGCCACCGGGAGTGAGTTCCCGCCCGCGCTTGCCGACCTCATAGCTCATGAACGTGCGGCCGAACGGATTACCGATGTGGCGATGATCGTTCCGGGGCTGCTCCAGACATGGGAATACGCACGGGCCGTAATGTCAAGCGCCGGGCCGGACGCCCGCGACCTTGACGGCCGTGCAACCTTGCGGATCGGGCGGCAAGAAGTTCTCCGCAGGATCGAGTACACGGCGATCATCGATGCAGGAGCCTTGACACGGAGGGTCGGCAGCGCAGAAGCGATGGTCCAGCAGCTCGACCACCTGCTCGTCATGTCGAAGCAGCCGAACGTGACCATTCGGCTGCTACCTGGTGATCAAGTACATCCAGGGTTGGAAGGGTCGTTCATGGTCCTGGATACTTCCTATGGCCGCGTGATTCACGTCGAGCACCACGCAGCCTCGATCCTGCTCGACAAGCGGAAACACACGACCGCCTACGGTCGCGTTCTGGAGGCGGTCTCGGGCTCGGCGTTGCAGCCGGAGGAATCCGTAGACGCGATTCGGCGACAACTAGCCAGGTGGGAGCAGCCCTCATGA
- a CDS encoding RidA family protein, whose protein sequence is MSHTIVNPAGLYNPVPRGYSHTAAVPAGTDLVLVAGQFGSTTEGEIVSADFAEQVQQTFRNIGVALAAHGLDLSHVVQLRTYVVDHDVSKLGPIAGAVQENWGTTPPTQTIIGVASLATPDVLFEVEAVAARP, encoded by the coding sequence ATGTCACACACCATCGTCAACCCGGCCGGTCTCTACAACCCGGTCCCGCGCGGCTACAGCCACACCGCCGCCGTCCCCGCAGGGACGGACCTGGTGCTGGTCGCGGGTCAGTTCGGATCGACCACGGAGGGCGAGATCGTCTCGGCCGACTTCGCCGAGCAGGTGCAGCAGACCTTCCGCAACATCGGCGTCGCTCTCGCCGCCCACGGGCTCGACCTCAGCCACGTCGTCCAGCTCAGGACGTATGTGGTGGACCACGACGTCAGCAAGCTCGGGCCGATCGCAGGGGCCGTGCAGGAGAACTGGGGCACGACGCCGCCCACGCAGACCATCATCGGTGTGGCGAGCCTGGCTACACCGGACGTGCTGTTCGAGGTCGAGGCCGTCGCCGCCCGCCCCTGA
- a CDS encoding aldehyde dehydrogenase family protein, with protein MSNRLVSGTAAPRLSVNKTYKLYIGGAFPRSESGRVYEVADAKGAFLANAAHASRKDVRDAVVAARKGFAGWSGATAYNRGQVLYRIAEMLEGRREQFTAEVVAQEGLPLKRAAALVELTIDRWVWYAGWTDKIATVLGASNPVAGPYFSFTVPEPSGVIGILAPQDSSLLGLVSVLAPVIATGNTAVLVTSRARPLSAMTLAEVLATSDLPAGVVNILTGSPVELAPWLASHADVNGLDLTGAPEILQPELERSAAGTVKRVLHAPSAEPDWTRRPELRRLRTFIEHKTVWHPVGV; from the coding sequence ATGTCTAATCGACTGGTGTCGGGCACCGCAGCCCCCCGGCTGTCGGTGAACAAGACCTACAAGCTCTACATCGGCGGTGCGTTCCCCCGCTCGGAGTCCGGCCGCGTCTACGAGGTCGCCGACGCCAAGGGCGCCTTCCTGGCGAACGCCGCACACGCCTCGCGCAAGGACGTCCGCGACGCCGTGGTCGCGGCACGCAAGGGCTTCGCGGGCTGGTCCGGCGCCACCGCCTACAACCGGGGGCAGGTGCTCTACCGGATCGCCGAGATGCTGGAGGGCAGGCGGGAGCAGTTCACCGCCGAGGTCGTCGCGCAGGAGGGTCTGCCGCTCAAGCGGGCGGCGGCCCTGGTGGAGCTGACCATCGACCGCTGGGTCTGGTACGCGGGCTGGACCGACAAGATCGCCACGGTGCTCGGGGCGTCGAACCCGGTCGCCGGACCGTACTTCTCCTTCACCGTGCCCGAGCCCAGCGGCGTGATCGGCATCCTCGCGCCGCAGGACTCGTCACTGCTCGGCCTGGTCAGCGTGCTGGCACCCGTGATCGCCACCGGCAACACGGCCGTGCTGGTCACCAGCCGGGCCCGCCCGCTGTCCGCGATGACGCTGGCCGAGGTCCTGGCGACCTCGGACCTGCCCGCCGGGGTGGTCAACATCCTGACCGGCAGCCCGGTGGAGCTGGCCCCGTGGCTGGCCTCGCACGCCGACGTCAACGGGCTCGACCTCACCGGGGCGCCGGAGATCCTCCAGCCGGAGCTGGAGCGTTCGGCGGCGGGCACCGTGAAACGGGTGCTGCACGCGCCGAGCGCCGAACCGGACTGGACGCGCAGGCCCGAGCTGCGCAGGCTGCGGACCTTCATCGAGCACAAGACCGTGTGGCATCCCGTGGGGGTGTGA
- a CDS encoding DUF397 domain-containing protein, which yields MNSLTGWQKSSRSHSTTNCVEVGRTSSLVGIRDTKNRDGGTLVVGHAAFTGFLGAIKADRLR from the coding sequence ATGAACAGCTTGACCGGCTGGCAGAAGTCCAGCCGCAGCCACAGCACCACCAACTGCGTCGAGGTCGGCCGTACCTCCAGCTTAGTCGGCATCCGCGACACCAAGAACCGCGACGGCGGGACCCTCGTCGTCGGCCACGCCGCCTTCACGGGCTTCCTCGGCGCGATCAAGGCCGACAGACTCCGCTGA
- a CDS encoding transcriptional regulator gives MSPQAGDLDPVIHAQARLRVVSTLASLGAGDQIAFTRLQKLLDMTPGNLITHLRKLETSEYITSVKRGSATYLTLTTRGRSAFDEYVRALRSLLEPAVGPEDTPDPGGTKP, from the coding sequence ATGAGCCCGCAGGCAGGCGACCTCGACCCGGTCATCCACGCCCAGGCCCGACTCCGGGTCGTGAGCACACTCGCCTCACTCGGCGCGGGTGATCAGATCGCCTTCACCCGGTTGCAGAAGCTGCTCGACATGACGCCGGGAAACCTGATCACTCACCTTCGCAAGCTGGAGACCAGCGAATACATCACGAGTGTGAAGCGGGGATCGGCCACCTATCTCACGTTGACCACGCGGGGACGCAGTGCGTTCGACGAGTACGTGCGGGCCCTTCGCTCACTGCTCGAACCCGCCGTCGGTCCCGAGGACACACCAGATCCCGGAGGAACGAAACCATGA
- a CDS encoding ABC transporter permease has protein sequence MKMMLLHARYQVLENARVPIAVVGFLVFPSLMMFFFVVPMEAVSGDPVASTNAAGQLALFSIVNVCLYTFGAQIAEERGRPWDGYLRTLPAGAGPRLGGRVLNGLFFALIGLIPVILTAALFTNATASPVRILLAVVLLLAIGVPFLLLGLGIGYLLSSKAVYVVVQLLVFPLAFAGGLFFPPELFPGWLDALSQTLPTRAGREMVISVLTGTPLPTTALGVLLAWTVVLAGFAAFAFRRDEGRRFR, from the coding sequence ATGAAGATGATGCTGCTGCACGCCAGATACCAGGTCCTGGAGAACGCCAGGGTCCCGATCGCCGTGGTCGGCTTCCTCGTGTTCCCGTCGCTGATGATGTTCTTCTTCGTCGTGCCGATGGAGGCGGTGTCCGGCGACCCGGTGGCCTCGACCAACGCAGCGGGGCAACTCGCCCTCTTCTCCATCGTCAACGTCTGCCTCTACACCTTCGGCGCCCAGATCGCGGAGGAACGCGGCAGGCCGTGGGACGGCTACCTGCGCACCCTGCCTGCTGGCGCGGGACCACGGCTGGGCGGCCGGGTGCTCAACGGCCTGTTCTTCGCGCTGATCGGCCTGATCCCGGTGATCCTCACGGCGGCGTTGTTCACGAACGCCACGGCGTCCCCGGTGCGCATCCTGCTGGCCGTCGTCCTGCTGCTCGCCATCGGCGTGCCGTTCCTGCTGCTCGGGCTCGGGATCGGCTACCTGCTGTCCTCGAAGGCGGTCTACGTCGTCGTGCAGCTACTCGTGTTCCCCCTCGCCTTCGCGGGTGGGCTGTTCTTCCCGCCCGAGCTGTTCCCCGGTTGGCTCGACGCGCTCTCCCAGACGCTTCCGACCAGGGCGGGGCGCGAGATGGTGATCTCCGTGCTCACCGGAACGCCCCTGCCGACGACCGCCCTCGGGGTGCTGCTCGCCTGGACCGTGGTGCTGGCCGGGTTCGCGGCCTTCGCCTTCCGTCGCGACGAAGGCCGACGATTCCGCTGA
- a CDS encoding primosomal protein — MAQDIVPIELGLTEGDVVTLWAPRWREDGEEWEAFLGHEDDLYGFPDVAHLVAFIRTAREHDLIDHPAWSLVPELAAAELIPDTDHQFDLVGVPELLAEEPDTWTVGELSDIVAILRALAEVCELDVVREVLDSATGFSMLDQGTLPFSGRDGGRLWTELSTVVAERWDEVLDALDDVMTVPDVPEAAVAAAAEELPEPGEDEEDAALPAKAGAAAKGSAGSEEDADADQDADAEEEPGFWREVGIDPIRLVMESGDYYTLRCYLDDDPVFLGSEGKIDVFDSLADLTAFLVTSAEHHEAGGADAEDDAERNELAEVSTWTEVLDRATAGELEVEVETDNTYHLIGIDEDLAKGPEGIDPNQLELAVELLTDAADWADDDSVHDALQSSESLGWLVSFVLRPDPTRMAPSAPYDEEQKSWSSLLTDFEKRLNKKSRD; from the coding sequence ATGGCGCAGGACATCGTCCCGATCGAACTGGGGCTGACCGAGGGTGACGTGGTCACCCTCTGGGCCCCTCGATGGCGGGAGGACGGCGAAGAGTGGGAGGCGTTCCTCGGTCACGAGGACGACCTGTACGGATTCCCCGACGTGGCACACCTGGTGGCGTTCATCCGCACCGCGCGCGAACACGACCTGATCGATCACCCCGCATGGTCGCTGGTCCCCGAACTCGCCGCCGCCGAGCTGATCCCGGACACCGACCACCAGTTCGACCTGGTCGGCGTGCCGGAGCTGCTGGCGGAGGAGCCGGACACCTGGACCGTCGGCGAGCTGTCCGACATCGTCGCCATCCTCCGTGCGCTCGCCGAGGTCTGCGAGCTCGACGTCGTGCGAGAGGTACTGGACTCCGCCACCGGCTTCTCGATGCTGGACCAGGGCACGCTGCCCTTCAGCGGCCGGGACGGCGGACGCCTGTGGACCGAGCTGTCCACCGTGGTGGCCGAGCGCTGGGACGAGGTCCTGGACGCCCTCGACGACGTGATGACCGTGCCGGACGTCCCCGAGGCCGCCGTGGCCGCCGCCGCCGAAGAGCTGCCCGAGCCCGGTGAGGACGAGGAGGACGCCGCACTGCCCGCCAAGGCAGGCGCGGCCGCCAAGGGCTCCGCAGGCTCCGAAGAGGACGCCGACGCCGATCAGGACGCCGACGCGGAGGAGGAGCCCGGCTTCTGGCGCGAGGTCGGCATCGACCCGATCCGGCTCGTCATGGAGAGCGGCGACTACTACACGCTGCGCTGCTATCTGGACGACGACCCGGTGTTCCTCGGCTCCGAAGGCAAGATCGACGTCTTCGACAGCCTGGCCGACCTGACCGCATTCCTCGTCACCAGCGCCGAGCACCACGAGGCGGGCGGTGCCGACGCCGAGGACGACGCCGAGCGCAACGAACTCGCCGAGGTGTCCACCTGGACCGAGGTGCTGGACCGGGCGACGGCGGGCGAACTCGAGGTCGAGGTCGAGACCGATAACACCTACCACCTGATCGGCATCGACGAGGACCTGGCGAAGGGGCCGGAGGGCATCGACCCCAACCAGCTCGAACTCGCCGTCGAACTGCTCACCGACGCGGCGGACTGGGCGGACGACGACAGCGTCCACGACGCCCTTCAGTCCTCTGAGAGCCTCGGCTGGCTGGTCTCGTTCGTGCTGCGGCCCGACCCGACCCGGATGGCGCCCAGCGCTCCCTACGACGAGGAGCAGAAGAGCTGGAGCAGTCTGCTGACCGACTTCGAGAAGCGACTCAACAAGAAGAGCCGCGACTGA
- a CDS encoding helix-turn-helix transcriptional regulator, which yields MRADRLVSLVLLLRRHGRLSAAALARELEVSTRTVLRDIEALSTAGVPVYAERGRHGGFALLPGFQTELTGLNHDEALALLVAGSRRGGQTFGLGAALASAMRKVVDALPEGQRSTAAGAVQRLLIEPEADLLARRLVIEEVPDAIVAEVRRAVFAGHRLRIHYAAVDQPPKWRTVDPIGLVTARDHGYLLATRSGANRTYRLSRISAAEELAEPAQRPDRVDLDRVWQDRSTRFRTDGDQVTVLARVNPARRAELVGTALAVLAEESDADGQLRLEVTFQDSRHAEWALWQLGTNAEVLTPQWLRTALYDRAAAIVASYGVPS from the coding sequence ATGCGCGCCGACCGGTTGGTATCGCTGGTGCTGCTGCTGCGCCGGCATGGTCGGCTGTCCGCCGCCGCGCTGGCCCGCGAGCTCGAGGTGTCCACTCGCACCGTGCTGCGCGATATCGAGGCGCTGTCCACGGCAGGAGTCCCGGTCTACGCCGAACGCGGCAGGCACGGCGGCTTCGCGCTGCTACCGGGTTTCCAGACCGAGCTCACCGGGCTGAACCACGATGAGGCACTCGCCCTGCTGGTCGCCGGATCACGGCGCGGCGGGCAGACGTTCGGCCTCGGCGCGGCGCTCGCCTCGGCCATGCGCAAGGTGGTCGACGCGCTACCCGAAGGCCAGCGGTCTACTGCGGCAGGCGCGGTCCAGCGACTGCTCATCGAGCCGGAGGCCGACCTCCTCGCGCGCAGGCTGGTCATCGAGGAGGTGCCGGACGCCATCGTGGCCGAGGTCCGGCGCGCGGTGTTCGCCGGACACCGGCTGCGCATCCACTACGCGGCGGTGGACCAGCCGCCGAAGTGGCGCACGGTGGACCCGATCGGCCTGGTCACCGCACGCGACCATGGCTACCTGCTGGCCACGAGGTCCGGTGCGAACCGCACCTACCGGCTGTCCCGGATCTCGGCCGCCGAGGAACTCGCCGAACCTGCCCAGCGGCCGGACCGGGTGGATCTGGACCGGGTCTGGCAGGACCGCAGTACGCGATTTCGGACCGACGGCGACCAGGTCACCGTGCTGGCACGGGTGAACCCGGCGCGACGGGCGGAGCTGGTGGGCACCGCGCTGGCCGTCCTCGCCGAGGAATCCGACGCGGACGGCCAGCTGCGGCTAGAGGTCACCTTTCAAGACTCGCGGCACGCCGAATGGGCGCTGTGGCAGCTCGGCACGAACGCGGAAGTGCTGACCCCGCAGTGGTTGCGCACCGCCCTGTACGACCGTGCCGCCGCGATCGTGGCGAGCTACGGAGTGCCCTCCTGA
- a CDS encoding SMI1/KNR4 family protein produces MEVLTQWNRILQWSARYAPGTHAQLADGASRADIEAAERDLGFEVNPELRTWWSVCDGTREGRFAELFPPFYTPCGPAESVRSWLVSKTIWQDAWELPDTGRLAGSWAHGYHPRFVPIAFDGLGNHLVIDLRPGPRRGAVLEWDHELCHVEEPRWPSLAGLFSDVAQALETGSVIDHSRAWVDPDGQIDWQIGNWTETGSPGR; encoded by the coding sequence ATGGAAGTCCTCACACAGTGGAACCGGATTCTTCAGTGGTCGGCGCGGTATGCGCCCGGCACGCATGCCCAGCTCGCCGACGGTGCATCGCGTGCCGACATCGAGGCTGCGGAACGGGACCTCGGCTTCGAGGTCAACCCCGAGCTTCGCACCTGGTGGTCGGTGTGCGACGGCACCAGGGAGGGTCGATTCGCCGAGTTGTTCCCGCCGTTCTACACCCCGTGCGGCCCTGCGGAGTCCGTGCGGTCCTGGCTGGTCAGCAAGACGATCTGGCAGGACGCCTGGGAGCTGCCCGACACGGGGCGCCTCGCGGGCTCCTGGGCACACGGCTATCACCCGAGGTTCGTTCCCATCGCCTTCGACGGTCTGGGGAATCACCTGGTGATCGACCTGCGCCCCGGACCTCGACGGGGCGCGGTCCTGGAGTGGGATCACGAGCTGTGCCATGTCGAGGAACCCCGATGGCCGAGTCTGGCCGGGTTGTTCTCCGACGTCGCGCAGGCGCTGGAGACCGGATCGGTGATCGATCACAGCCGTGCCTGGGTCGATCCGGATGGTCAGATCGACTGGCAGATCGGCAACTGGACTGAGACGGGGAGCCCGGGCCGCTGA
- the deoC gene encoding deoxyribose-phosphate aldolase, with protein sequence MASTSTTTEASDRTASALPGDLSDAVRDDASLRRFLHGLPGVDQVGVEQRSAGLATRSIKKAAKLWAIDTAISMVDLTTLEGADTPGKVRSLAAKARRPDSDYPDVPQVAALCVYPDLVEVAVDAVRGSGIGVASVATAFPAGRAHRDVKLSDTRFAVAAGATEIDMVIDRGAFLTGRYGQVFEEIQAVKQACGSAHLKVILETGELATYDNVRRASWLALLAGGDFIKTSTGKVSPAATLPVTQVMLQAVRDWHDRTGEYRGVKPAGGIRTTKDAIRHLVAVHEVAGADWLTPDLFRLGASSLLTDLLMQRRAQRNGHYSGPDYVTVD encoded by the coding sequence ATGGCTTCCACGTCGACGACGACCGAGGCATCGGATCGGACTGCGAGCGCACTACCCGGCGACCTGTCCGACGCCGTCCGCGACGACGCCTCGCTGCGTCGGTTCCTGCACGGGCTGCCCGGTGTGGACCAGGTCGGCGTCGAGCAGCGCTCCGCAGGCCTGGCCACCCGCAGCATCAAGAAGGCCGCCAAGCTGTGGGCGATCGACACCGCGATCAGCATGGTCGACCTCACGACCCTGGAAGGCGCCGACACCCCCGGCAAGGTGCGATCGCTGGCCGCGAAGGCCCGGCGCCCGGACTCCGACTACCCGGACGTCCCGCAGGTCGCCGCGCTGTGCGTCTATCCGGACCTGGTCGAGGTGGCCGTCGACGCGGTACGCGGCAGCGGGATCGGCGTCGCCAGCGTGGCGACGGCCTTCCCCGCCGGCCGCGCGCACCGCGACGTCAAGCTGTCCGACACGCGGTTCGCGGTCGCGGCGGGCGCCACCGAGATCGACATGGTGATCGACCGGGGCGCCTTCCTCACCGGCCGCTACGGACAGGTCTTCGAGGAGATCCAGGCGGTCAAGCAGGCCTGCGGCTCCGCGCATCTCAAGGTCATCCTGGAGACGGGCGAGCTGGCGACCTACGACAACGTGCGGCGGGCGTCCTGGCTGGCGCTGCTGGCGGGCGGCGACTTCATCAAGACCTCCACCGGCAAGGTGTCCCCGGCCGCGACGCTGCCGGTCACCCAGGTGATGTTGCAGGCGGTGCGGGACTGGCACGACCGGACCGGAGAGTACCGAGGCGTCAAGCCCGCAGGCGGCATCCGCACCACGAAGGACGCGATCCGTCATCTGGTGGCGGTGCACGAGGTCGCCGGGGCCGACTGGCTGACCCCCGACCTGTTCCGCCTCGGCGCGTCCAGCCTGCTGACCGACCTGCTCATGCAGCGCCGAGCCCAACGCAACGGCCACTACAGCGGCCCCGACTATGTGACGGTGGACTGA